The DNA window CAACAACGCTAATGGTTTGCCTAATAGGAAATGAGCAATAGGATAGCTCACAAGAGCACCAAGGAGGCCTGTACCGATGATTTCACCTAAAGCTGCCGCCCAGATGGCATTGTATTTTTTATATAAATACGCAGATAGCCAGGCGCCAATCATGCTACCAGGAAAGGCCAATGGAGAACCTAGTGCCAATACATTGCGTAAATAAGATGTACTAAATGCGGCACCTACAGAGAATCTTGCGCCAACTATAACGGCTAAAATTACATTAATCATATGTTGAAACGGAAAGATACGAGCCGGCCCAACAGGAATAGATGTTGTTGACAATACCACACCTAAGGCCACACATATACTAGCAATAATCAGTTTTTTCATAATACCTCCAAATATATAAAAACAAGACCACTCCAAATGGAATGGTCTCGTAATAGTTTAGTATTATGTTTCACTCCACTTCCCTACGCCAGTATTATCTGGATCAGGTCTAGGGTTTTGAATGGTCAATCTCAGCAAAAGCACCCCTAGTGGCAATATATTTTTATACTCTAGTTATAACATTATTATACAATCTATGCAACAAAAGATTTGACTGTTTCCTATTAACCGCCTATAATGAAGCCATAACGGGGTGCTCACACGAGTGGGCTGAGAGTAAGCTAATGCTTTAACCCATAACCTGATTTGGATAATGCCAACGTAGGGAACATAGAGGATTAATAGCCGAGTTCCTTTGAGCTCGGCTTTTTCTATGACTTCCTGGCTAGGAGGACGTATGAAAGACACACACATTACACAACCACAGTTCGCCATGATATGGTTCGGTGCCGCGCTATCCATAGCGGAAATTATGACGGGAACCTATCTGGCCCCCTTAGGTCTCACCCAAGGACTATATGCTATCATACTGGGGCATATCATCGGCGGTATATTACTCTTTGGAGCTGGTCTCATCGGTGGGCGATTGCGACAAGGCAGTATGAATACTACCGCCTTTAGTTTTGGATCCCTAGGGGCTAAGGGCTTTGCCTTTTTAAATATGCTGCAACTCATCGGTTGGACGAGCATCATGATTTACGATGCGATGCTCGCCTTACAAGAGCTAGCACCTCTATCCCCTATGATTTGGACCACAGCTATAGGGGCCCTCGTCATCCTGTGGCTTTTCATCGGCCTCCACAATACTGGCTATATTCAAGCCATCGTCTCTGTTCTACTACTAGGTCTCACCATCTACATGGGCGCTCACATGATAGCTCAATGGCCTAGTGAAAGTAGCCTTGTCACTAGCGGAAATATGAATTTTATGACAGCTCTTGAACTATCTATTGCTATGCCATTATCTTGGTTACCTCTCATCAGCGATTATACTCGTGAAAGTAAACAGCCTTTCTCCGCATCACTGACAAGTGCAACAGTCTACACTATAACAAGTATTGTTATGTACACCTTAGGTCTTAGCGCCGCTATCTTTGGCGGTGGCGACTCTATCATTACCATCATGATGAATGCAGGCCTAGGTCTAGCTGGCCTCATCGTTATCATCTTCTCTACCGTAACTACAACCTTTATGGACGCATACTCTGCAGGCGTATCTAGTACGACCATCTATAGCGGAGCCTCCAGTAAAGGCATCGCCGTTATCGTTACAATCGTCGGAACTATTGCGGCTATCCTATATCCAATGGATGATATTACAGACTTCCTATACCTCATTGGCTCTGTATTTGCACCGATGATAGCCATTCTATTGGCCGACTATTTCATTAATCATCAACAAGTACAAACACTATCGGCTTATCTCGTAAGAGGTCTCATTTGGGCTGTATCCGTTGGCTTATATCACTATATGTTACATAGT is part of the Veillonella sp. genome and encodes:
- the thiW gene encoding energy coupling factor transporter S component ThiW, encoding MKKLIIASICVALGVVLSTTSIPVGPARIFPFQHMINVILAVIVGARFSVGAAFSTSYLRNVLALGSPLAFPGSMIGAWLSAYLYKKYNAIWAAALGEIIGTGLLGALVSYPIAHFLLGKPLALLTLITSFSMSSIAGACIGFIVLQILSRRHLLHKEA
- the cytX gene encoding putative hydroxymethylpyrimidine transporter CytX; this encodes MKDTHITQPQFAMIWFGAALSIAEIMTGTYLAPLGLTQGLYAIILGHIIGGILLFGAGLIGGRLRQGSMNTTAFSFGSLGAKGFAFLNMLQLIGWTSIMIYDAMLALQELAPLSPMIWTTAIGALVILWLFIGLHNTGYIQAIVSVLLLGLTIYMGAHMIAQWPSESSLVTSGNMNFMTALELSIAMPLSWLPLISDYTRESKQPFSASLTSATVYTITSIVMYTLGLSAAIFGGGDSIITIMMNAGLGLAGLIVIIFSTVTTTFMDAYSAGVSSTTIYSGASSKGIAVIVTIVGTIAAILYPMDDITDFLYLIGSVFAPMIAILLADYFINHQQVQTLSAYLVRGLIWAVSVGLYHYMLHSESTIGATLPSFAMAFIVTAIVGYISKTVNSSVEIK